The DNA sequence ACTTCGCCAGCGCGGCGGTCGTCGACGACGCCGTCGCCGCGGCCAAGGAGGCCTTCGCCGAGTGGCGCAACGCCTCGCTCACCCGGCGCACCCAGGTGATGTTCAGCTTCCGCGAGCTGCTCAATGCGCGCAAGGAGGACATGGCCGCGTTGATCACGGCCGAGCACGGCAAGGTGCTCTCCGACGCGCTCGGCGAGGTGACCCGTGGCCTCGAGGTCGTCGAGTTCGCCTGCGGCATCCCGCACCTGGTGAAGGGGGGCTTCTCGGAGGGCGTGTCGACCAAGGTCGACTCCTACTCGCTGCGCCAGCCCCTCGGCGTCGTCGGCATCATCTCGCCGTTCAACTTCCCGGCGATGGTCCCGATGTGGTTCTTCCCGATCGCCATCGCCGCGGGCAACGCGGTCGTGCTCAAGCCCAGCGAGAAGGACCCGTCGGCCGCGAACCTGATGGCCGAGCTGTGGAACGAGGCCGGGCTGCCGGCCGGCGTCTTCAACGTCGTCCACGGCGACAAGGTGGCGGTGGACCGGCTGCTCGAGCACCCCGACGTCAAGGCGATGTCGTTCGTCGGTTCCACCCCGATCGCCCGGTACGTGTACGAGACCGGCACCCGCAACGGCAAGCGGGTGCAGGCGCTCGGCGGCGCGAAGAACCACATGCTCGTGCTGCCGGACGCCGACCTCGACCTGGCCGCGGACGCGGCCGTGAACGCCGGGTTCGGCTCGGCCGGCGAGCGCTGCATGGCGATCTCGGTGGTCGTGGCCGTCGAGCCGGTGGCCGACGAGCTGATCGCCAAGGTGACCGAGCGGATGGCCACGCTGCGCATCGGCGACGGCCGCCGCGGCTGCGACATGGGCCCGCTGGTCACCAAGCAGCACCGGGACAAGGTCGCGTCCTACCTGGACGCCGGAGTCGAGCAGGGCGCCACCCTCGTGGTCGACGGGCGCGGGATCGAGGTCGACGGCGCGACCGACGGCTTCTGGCTCGGCCCCACCCTGTTCGACCACGTCACCCCGGACATGTCCCTGTACAGCGACGAGATCTTCGGGCCGGTGCTGTCCGTCGTCCGGGTGGGCAGCTACGAGGAGGGCCTCAAGCTGGTCAACGAGCATCCGTACGGCAACGGCACCGCGATCTTCACCAACGATGGCGGCGCCGCTCGGCGCTACCAGAACGAGGTCGAGGTCGGCATGGTCGGCATCAACGTGCCGATCCCGGTGCCGATGGCGTACTACTCGTTCGGCGGCTGGAAGAACTCGCTGTTCGGCGACAGCCACGCGCATGGCACCGAGGGCGTGCACTTCTTCACCCGCGGCAAGGTGGTCACCCAGCGGTGGCTGGACCCGAGTCACGGCGGCCTGAACCTCGGCTTCCCGCAGAACGTCTGACCTCCGCCTTCTTCATGATCGTTGTCTACGGGCCGATCGTGCCCTTTCGCGGCGCACCTGGTCCGCAGATGGTGATCATGGAGCCCACGTGGCGGGCAGGTCGTCCCCGCCCGGGTACGGCACCTCGGCGTTGACTCGCCCGGCATGGGACAGCTGCCCTGGCAGCCA is a window from the Actinomycetes bacterium genome containing:
- a CDS encoding CoA-acylating methylmalonate-semialdehyde dehydrogenase, with protein sequence MAKHLTHWIGGKPFGGVAERQGDVYDPATGEVSGKVDFASAAVVDDAVAAAKEAFAEWRNASLTRRTQVMFSFRELLNARKEDMAALITAEHGKVLSDALGEVTRGLEVVEFACGIPHLVKGGFSEGVSTKVDSYSLRQPLGVVGIISPFNFPAMVPMWFFPIAIAAGNAVVLKPSEKDPSAANLMAELWNEAGLPAGVFNVVHGDKVAVDRLLEHPDVKAMSFVGSTPIARYVYETGTRNGKRVQALGGAKNHMLVLPDADLDLAADAAVNAGFGSAGERCMAISVVVAVEPVADELIAKVTERMATLRIGDGRRGCDMGPLVTKQHRDKVASYLDAGVEQGATLVVDGRGIEVDGATDGFWLGPTLFDHVTPDMSLYSDEIFGPVLSVVRVGSYEEGLKLVNEHPYGNGTAIFTNDGGAARRYQNEVEVGMVGINVPIPVPMAYYSFGGWKNSLFGDSHAHGTEGVHFFTRGKVVTQRWLDPSHGGLNLGFPQNV